The proteins below come from a single Candidatus Binatia bacterium genomic window:
- a CDS encoding extracellular solute-binding protein translates to MTNALKTFAALGFLLLESLFHPSRVSAAETKGNWQAEWEKTVRAAEQEGQVSFYVAGYEAIIESGIFQKSYPKIKVVTVTGSGTQLAPRIASERRAGKYLADVYNGGGNSLHQTLYLGKMLDPIRRALILPEVLDESKWWEGKHKYVDPEGMYVFVYEGNVSAGGGLSYNTNLLNPKNYKSYWDFLDPKLKGKIVAADLRQVRGAGLGWQYLYYHPQLGPAYIKRLYGEMDVTMSADLRQAVDWMATGKVVLCIPCQGSGVIKARNQGLPVDQFQPYHFKEGVSVSSGFGQLALLNRAPHPNAAKVFINWFLSREGQTAFQKIMSQPGDPQDSRRIDVPKDHIPPEERRKDGMRYFDIDDPETKDIQPITKFLNEILAGK, encoded by the coding sequence ATGACAAACGCGCTAAAAACTTTCGCCGCTCTGGGGTTTTTGCTCTTGGAATCGCTCTTCCATCCATCCCGGGTTTCAGCGGCGGAGACAAAGGGCAACTGGCAAGCGGAGTGGGAGAAGACCGTGCGGGCAGCCGAGCAGGAGGGGCAGGTCAGCTTCTACGTCGCCGGCTACGAGGCGATCATCGAGTCGGGAATTTTTCAGAAGTCCTATCCTAAAATCAAAGTCGTGACGGTGACCGGATCCGGAACTCAGCTCGCCCCGCGCATCGCGTCCGAAAGGAGAGCGGGAAAGTACCTGGCCGACGTCTACAACGGCGGTGGAAACTCACTCCACCAGACTCTTTATCTTGGAAAGATGCTCGATCCGATCAGGCGCGCCCTGATCCTGCCCGAAGTATTAGACGAGTCCAAGTGGTGGGAAGGGAAGCACAAATACGTGGACCCGGAAGGCATGTACGTCTTCGTCTACGAAGGCAACGTCTCCGCCGGCGGAGGGCTGAGCTATAACACCAATCTCCTTAACCCGAAGAATTACAAATCTTACTGGGATTTCCTCGATCCCAAGTTGAAGGGAAAGATTGTCGCCGCAGACCTAAGGCAAGTGAGAGGCGCCGGACTCGGGTGGCAGTATCTTTATTACCACCCGCAGCTCGGGCCGGCGTACATCAAGCGCCTTTACGGTGAAATGGACGTGACGATGTCGGCGGATTTGCGCCAGGCGGTAGACTGGATGGCGACGGGCAAAGTGGTTCTCTGCATTCCTTGCCAGGGCTCCGGTGTGATAAAGGCCAGAAACCAGGGACTCCCCGTGGACCAATTCCAGCCGTACCATTTCAAAGAAGGCGTGTCGGTCTCTTCCGGCTTCGGCCAATTGGCTCTCCTGAATCGCGCGCCGCATCCGAACGCGGCCAAAGTGTTTATCAATTGGTTTCTCTCCCGGGAGGGGCAAACGGCATTCCAGAAAATCATGAGCCAGCCCGGCGATCCGCAGGACTCGCGGCGGATCGATGTGCCCAAAGACCACATCCCGCCTGAGGAGCGGCGCAAAGACGGCATGAGATATTTCGACATCGACGATCCCGAAACGAAAGACATCCAACCCATCACGAAATTTCTCAACGAAATCCTGGCAGGAAAATAG
- a CDS encoding extracellular solute-binding protein, with the protein MLGSPRPNTLPAWSAAALILLVLGFIESGSAQSDWKAAWDRTLAAAKKEGRLNLYVGRYGQPQLLAEFSKEFPEIKLVTVNGTGNQLALRILAEVRSGKPIADIYSGGANSNYNLLYRGKALDSFPPALILPEVVDESKWYGGKHVYTDSEGKYIFVYIANPGGGSISYNSTLVNPKEFKSYWDLAHPKWKGKIGSQPLTETGLGATLQFFYFHPQIGPEWIRRIYATMDVAFGDRRLIVDWLAKGKHALCIGCRGLERAKTQGLAVAEFEDGTWKEGQGLTTGGGSIGLVKGAPHPNAAKVFINWFLSRRGQIALQSSNDLYGELPPNSRRIDIPKEMLAPDNRMVEGRTYIDISRSEYADMTPIFKLAKEIMQGLEQK; encoded by the coding sequence ATGCTTGGTTCTCCAAGACCGAATACCCTGCCGGCATGGAGTGCTGCGGCTCTCATCCTTTTAGTTTTAGGCTTTATCGAAAGCGGCTCGGCGCAGTCGGATTGGAAAGCGGCGTGGGACCGGACGCTAGCGGCGGCCAAGAAAGAAGGGCGCCTCAATCTTTATGTCGGGCGGTACGGCCAACCCCAGCTGTTGGCCGAGTTCAGCAAAGAATTTCCGGAGATCAAGCTCGTCACCGTCAACGGAACCGGAAATCAACTGGCGCTACGAATCCTCGCCGAGGTACGGTCGGGCAAGCCGATAGCGGATATCTACAGCGGCGGGGCCAACTCGAACTATAACCTGCTGTATCGCGGCAAAGCCCTGGACTCTTTCCCGCCGGCGCTGATCCTTCCCGAGGTCGTCGATGAATCGAAGTGGTACGGAGGAAAACACGTCTATACGGACTCCGAAGGGAAATACATCTTCGTTTACATCGCCAATCCGGGCGGCGGAAGCATCTCTTACAATTCCACTTTGGTGAACCCCAAGGAGTTCAAGTCGTATTGGGATCTCGCCCATCCCAAGTGGAAGGGAAAGATCGGCTCGCAGCCGCTGACCGAAACCGGCCTTGGAGCGACGCTCCAGTTTTTCTACTTTCACCCGCAGATCGGTCCGGAGTGGATCCGGCGGATCTATGCGACGATGGACGTCGCCTTCGGCGACAGACGCTTGATCGTCGATTGGCTGGCCAAAGGAAAGCACGCCCTCTGCATCGGGTGCCGGGGTCTGGAGCGCGCCAAAACGCAAGGGCTCGCAGTGGCTGAATTTGAAGACGGCACGTGGAAAGAAGGACAGGGCCTGACCACGGGCGGCGGCTCCATCGGTCTCGTCAAAGGAGCGCCGCACCCGAACGCGGCGAAGGTCTTCATCAACTGGTTTCTCTCGCGCCGGGGACAGATCGCGCTGCAAAGCTCGAACGATCTTTACGGCGAGCTCCCGCCGAACTCCCGGCGAATCGATATTCCCAAAGAGATGCTTGCACCCGACAATCGGATGGTGGAGGGTAGAACCTATATCGATATCTCCCGCAGCGAATACGCCGACATGACGCCGATTTTCAAACTGGCGAAAGAGATCATGCAGGGCCTGGAACAGAAGTAG
- a CDS encoding iron ABC transporter permease yields MRLRLPSVTTLFFAGVVLILLWLIVIPLGQMVLNSFRAGHPAAPGPFTLKNYLVAYTSPLTYRMIFNTLVFAVGGTAITTIIAVLFAWLLERTDMPLQNLCWSLLLIPLAMPGLLFSMAYVFLFLPKSGLLNVFFRDALSHLGMELSEGPINIYSLGGMIFLDGLRGVTTVFLMIVGAFRIMDPAMEEASFASGANHWTTLRRVTLPVLRPALLAAVLYEFASSMESFEAPLVLGLPGRIYVYSTMIYISTRDAIPNYGLGAAFAASYFLLSLGLVYLYQRATVRQSERFATVTGKGYRPHRIKLGRWRYPALALFILYFLFAVVLPLGVLVWTSLLPSYQPPSRAALTRLHWGNYQLIFTEPAILRATWNTLIMTLGAATATVGLAFAVSWLVVRARVRGSMALDGLTFASHAIPGVVIALSFIFLYLQPPFRSLGLYGTVWILVLALVTQYVSFASRTTNAAVMQIHKELEEAGEVSGASRLRILWQITFPLIRPAFIAAWIWVAAHAVRAFSVPLMLAGRANRPLAVMLWHLWDEEQNVAAASALGVVLIVALTLLTFSGRAIITRGFSSS; encoded by the coding sequence ATGCGGCTAAGACTGCCGAGCGTCACGACGCTTTTTTTTGCCGGCGTCGTCTTGATTCTTCTTTGGCTCATCGTCATCCCGCTCGGGCAGATGGTCCTGAACAGCTTCCGCGCCGGCCATCCCGCCGCACCCGGTCCATTCACTTTGAAAAACTATCTCGTCGCTTACACCAGCCCGTTAACGTACCGGATGATTTTCAACACGCTCGTTTTTGCCGTTGGCGGCACGGCGATCACGACAATCATTGCGGTTCTTTTCGCGTGGCTTTTGGAGCGGACCGACATGCCGCTGCAAAACCTCTGCTGGAGTCTCCTCTTGATTCCTCTGGCCATGCCCGGCCTGCTCTTTTCAATGGCCTATGTGTTTCTCTTCTTGCCGAAGAGCGGACTATTGAATGTCTTTTTCCGAGACGCGTTGTCCCATTTGGGAATGGAGCTTTCCGAGGGGCCGATCAATATCTACTCTCTCGGCGGCATGATCTTTCTGGACGGCCTGCGCGGCGTCACCACGGTCTTTCTCATGATCGTCGGCGCCTTTCGCATCATGGACCCGGCGATGGAGGAAGCCTCCTTCGCCTCGGGCGCGAACCATTGGACGACATTGAGGAGGGTGACCTTGCCGGTTTTGCGCCCCGCCCTGCTGGCGGCGGTTCTTTATGAGTTTGCCTCCTCCATGGAATCTTTCGAAGCTCCCCTGGTGCTCGGCCTTCCAGGCCGGATCTACGTCTACAGCACGATGATCTATATCTCTACGCGCGACGCCATCCCGAATTATGGTCTGGGCGCGGCGTTCGCGGCGAGCTACTTTCTGCTTTCGCTCGGCCTGGTTTACCTTTATCAACGGGCCACGGTGCGACAGTCGGAGCGATTCGCCACGGTGACCGGCAAAGGCTACCGGCCGCACAGGATCAAGCTGGGCCGCTGGCGTTATCCCGCGCTCGCGCTTTTCATTTTGTACTTTTTATTCGCGGTCGTCCTTCCGCTCGGAGTGCTCGTCTGGACCTCGCTGCTTCCCTCTTACCAGCCGCCGTCGCGCGCGGCGCTGACGCGCCTTCACTGGGGAAATTACCAGTTGATCTTCACCGAACCCGCCATCCTCAGGGCGACGTGGAATACTTTGATCATGACCTTAGGCGCCGCCACAGCGACCGTGGGGCTTGCTTTTGCCGTCTCGTGGCTGGTCGTGCGCGCCCGGGTCAGAGGCTCCATGGCTCTCGACGGGCTGACTTTCGCGTCGCACGCGATCCCCGGCGTGGTGATCGCGCTTTCCTTTATCTTTCTTTACCTGCAGCCGCCGTTCCGCTCCCTGGGGCTTTACGGGACCGTATGGATCCTCGTCCTGGCGCTCGTTACTCAGTACGTCTCCTTCGCCTCCAGAACCACCAACGCCGCGGTCATGCAGATCCATAAAGAGCTCGAGGAGGCGGGAGAAGTGAGCGGGGCGAGCCGGCTGCGTATCCTGTGGCAGATCACGTTCCCTTTGATCCGTCCCGCTTTCATTGCCGCCTGGATCTGGGTTGCGGCGCATGCGGTGCGCGCCTTCTCGGTCCCGCTGATGCTCGCCGGCCGCGCCAACCGCCCTCTCGCGGTCATGCTCTGGCATCTGTGGGATGAAGAGCAAAACGTCGCCGCGGCTTCCGCCCTGGGAGTCGTGCTGATTGTGGCATTGACACTGCTGACTTTTTCCGGCAGAGCGATCATCACGAGGGGCTTTTCGTCTTCTTAA
- a CDS encoding ABC transporter substrate-binding protein: MNGRRFLWIACFFLVPAMALAQGLDKITEGAKKEGKAKIGLTVRWQEGGKPGAKKIVELFQSRYPFVKVDYERVGGSRERERVLSELAAGQISYDVTVLSETQVPIALKANVIEKIDWRSLGVLPQHVHEDGVGINYRSQLYGIAYNRKVIPDAVGAKLNWEDCVSPQYRGKIAMDSRPRHLEILWQPQVWGREKTLAHARRLSENGTKFEQDRTATMTKLSLGEYAIVCGSFYSTYYEQMRSGDQGHLAFRVAEPVPMGLGDVVFVPRGAAHPNAARLWTAWSITDEGQKVLDEVEGSGSPLFPSTQAAKLIKGKKVAWYEPQWRAKADEILKEILEAVGLPVVR, encoded by the coding sequence ATGAACGGCCGTCGATTTCTATGGATTGCGTGTTTTTTTCTTGTTCCGGCTATGGCTCTCGCCCAGGGCTTGGACAAGATTACCGAGGGAGCCAAGAAGGAGGGCAAAGCAAAGATTGGGCTCACCGTTCGATGGCAAGAAGGAGGCAAGCCTGGAGCGAAGAAGATCGTCGAGCTGTTTCAGTCCCGTTATCCTTTCGTCAAGGTCGACTACGAGCGCGTCGGCGGCTCGCGCGAGCGGGAGCGGGTTCTTTCCGAGCTGGCGGCGGGGCAGATCTCTTACGACGTGACCGTTTTGAGCGAGACCCAGGTGCCGATCGCGCTCAAAGCGAACGTCATCGAGAAGATCGACTGGCGCTCTCTCGGCGTGCTGCCGCAGCACGTCCATGAGGACGGCGTCGGCATCAACTACCGCTCTCAGCTTTACGGCATCGCCTACAATCGCAAGGTCATTCCCGATGCCGTCGGCGCGAAGCTCAACTGGGAAGATTGCGTATCGCCCCAGTATCGCGGCAAGATTGCGATGGACAGCCGGCCGCGCCACCTGGAAATACTTTGGCAGCCGCAGGTATGGGGGCGCGAGAAAACTCTCGCCCATGCGCGCCGCCTGTCCGAGAATGGCACAAAGTTCGAGCAAGACCGCACCGCAACCATGACCAAGCTCTCGCTCGGCGAGTACGCCATCGTTTGCGGCTCGTTTTATTCGACCTACTATGAACAGATGCGTTCGGGCGATCAGGGCCATCTCGCTTTCCGCGTCGCCGAGCCCGTTCCCATGGGCCTCGGCGACGTGGTTTTCGTGCCGCGCGGAGCGGCGCACCCGAACGCGGCGCGGCTCTGGACGGCCTGGTCCATTACGGATGAGGGACAAAAGGTTCTCGACGAGGTCGAGGGAAGCGGCAGCCCTCTCTTCCCAAGCACGCAGGCAGCCAAGCTGATCAAAGGAAAAAAGGTCGCGTGGTACGAGCCGCAATGGAGAGCCAAGGCGGATGAGATTCTGAAAGAGATTCTCGAAGCCGTGGGTCTCCCGGTCGTGCGTTAA
- a CDS encoding cupin domain-containing protein, with product MKESPKTMTDEVQTFDVREWLKKSDAVIGRTDMARSPNSFVAVFQTKPRGGETHIHQHPDSDQILFVLKGELTVEGLSGKSTLLPNQGVLIPAGVHYGFTNTAEEDLIFLSMRTESSGGRRVAYVKNAASNVHLKIPADALSAKGLGKNIFVYAMNRDTFGVSPLLFEDWNKGSLLRMNCEYEKNDGTVIAKLPERLVQWYKIDRLADSDYKLVMDPDKTRVRVELKR from the coding sequence ATGAAAGAGAGCCCAAAAACCATGACCGACGAGGTGCAGACGTTCGACGTGAGGGAGTGGCTGAAAAAGAGCGACGCCGTGATCGGACGCACCGACATGGCCAGGTCGCCGAATAGCTTCGTCGCCGTTTTCCAAACCAAGCCCCGGGGCGGCGAAACCCACATCCACCAGCATCCCGATTCCGATCAGATCCTGTTCGTTCTCAAAGGCGAGCTGACCGTCGAAGGGCTATCTGGAAAATCCACTTTGCTGCCGAATCAGGGCGTCCTGATACCGGCCGGCGTCCACTACGGATTCACCAATACGGCCGAGGAAGATCTGATTTTTCTGTCGATGCGAACGGAGTCGAGCGGCGGCCGGCGCGTGGCGTACGTCAAAAACGCGGCGTCGAACGTTCACCTCAAGATTCCGGCCGACGCGCTGAGCGCCAAGGGGCTCGGGAAAAATATCTTCGTCTATGCCATGAACCGCGATACCTTCGGCGTCTCTCCCCTGCTGTTCGAAGACTGGAATAAAGGCTCGCTCTTGCGCATGAACTGCGAATACGAGAAGAACGACGGGACGGTGATCGCCAAGCTCCCCGAGCGGCTGGTCCAATGGTACAAGATCGACCGGCTCGCGGATTCCGATTACAAACTCGTCATGGATCCCGACAAGACTCGGGTTCGCGTCGAGCTCAAGCGCTGA